The following are from one region of the Coffea eugenioides isolate CCC68of chromosome 2, Ceug_1.0, whole genome shotgun sequence genome:
- the LOC113763432 gene encoding phosphatidylinositol 4-phosphate 5-kinase 6-like isoform X2 gives MSKELHGIVKGWESKVRKAQAAAKKKRAGVSIFGTMSVAHVDDDLDNPGEVYHAEKVFSNGDMYTGQWADNCPNGHGKYLWSDGCMYVGEWVRGKTNGKGKFSWPSGATYEGQFKNGYMDGEGTYIGCSNDTYRGSWVFNMKHGRGTKNYTNGDHYDGNWRRGRPDGQGRYQWNNGNQYIGQWRNGKMNGSGTMIWASGNRYDGCWEDGLPKGNGTYRWLDGSFYVGVWSEEPKEMTGTYYPSTSQIGHFDWDPQEVYINYLKDCRISRGEKISVFPSQKMVNWPCEGEFLQKQPTLKNSRVNVARTKRASADGRLSNDEGFGSLRSDDGDTSKRNRHHHIRIQPTKRQGRTITKGHRNYELMLNLQLGIRHSVGRPAPAQSLDLRTTAFDTREKLWTKFPPEGSKYTPPHQSCDFRWKDYCPLVFRTLRKLFKVDPADYMISICGNDALRELSSPGKSGSFFYLTNDDKYMIKTMKKAEVKVLLRMLPAYYNHVRAFENTLIAKFYGLHCVKLTGSAQKKVRFVIMGNLFCTEYAIHRRFDLKGSSHGRLTDKPESEIDSTTTLKDLDLNFIFRLQKIWFQEFCRQVDRDCDFLEQERIMDYSLLVGVHFREVSQSGEPLTCEARNLNGEGATPRLSKADMDLLFDPSRCASIRLGISMPARAEATVRKNDFELIGEPTGEFYDIVLIFGIIDILQDYDISKKLEHAYKSIQFDPTSISAVDPRQYSRRFRDFVFKAFTEDS, from the exons ATGAGCAAAGAACTCCATGGCATTGTGAAGGGTTGGGAATCTAAGGTGAGAAAAGCACAAGCGGCTGCAAAGAAGAAAAGGGCGGGAGTCAGCATTTTTGGAACAATGTCAGTGGCCCATGTTGATGATGATCTAGACAATCCAGGTGAGGTCTATCATGCAGAGAAAGTCTTCTCCAATGGAGATATGTATACTGGGCAGTGGGCTGATAATTGCCCCAATGGCCATGGCAAATATTTGTGGTCAGATGGTTGTATGTATGTTGGCGAATGGGTTAGAGGAAAGACAAATGGTAAAGGAAAGTTTAGCTGGCCTTCAGGTGCTACCTATGAGGGTCAATTCAAGAATGGGTATATGGATGGTGAAGGGACCTACATAGGTTGTTCAAACGACACATACAGAGGTTCTTGGGTATTTAACATGAAACATGGGAGAGGGACAAAGAATTATACCAATGGTGATCATTATGATGGGAATTGGCGCCGCGGCCGGCCTGATGGGCAGGGGAGGTACCAATGGAACAATGGGAATCAGTATATTGGGCAATGGAGGAATGGAAAGATGAATGGCAGTGGTACCATGATTTGGGCAAGCGGGAATAGGTATGATGGTTGTTGGGAGGATGGATTGCCAAAAGGGAATGGGACGTATAGATGGTTGGATGGGAGCTTTTATGTGGGAGTATGGAGTGAGGAGCCTAAAGAGATGACTGGGACTTATTATCCTTCAACTTCACAGATAGGTCATTTTGATTGGGATCCTCAGGAGGTGTATATAAATTATTTGAAGGATTGCAGGATTAGTCGAGGTGAGAAGATATCAGTATTTCCTTCACAAAAAATGGTTAATTGGCCCTGTGAAGGAGAATTCTTGCAGAAGCAGCCAACATTGAAGAACTCGAGAGTAAATGTTGCAAGGACAAAGAGAGCATCTGCAGATGGGAGATTAAGCA ATGATGAAGGTTTTGGGAGCTTAAGGTCTGATGATGGAGATACATCAAAAAGAAACAGACATCACCATATCAGAATACAGCCAACAAAAAGGCAAGGAAGGACAATAACAAAAGGCCATAGAAATTATGAACTCATGCTCAATTTGCAGCTTGGAATAAG GCATTCAGTGGGCAGGCCTGCTCCTGCCCAATCACTTGATCTAAGAACTACAGCATTTGACACAAGGGAAAAGCTTTGGACTAAATTTCCTCCAGAAGGATCAAAATATACACCACCACATCAATCTTGTGATTTTAGATGGAAGGATTACTGCCCATTGGTTTTCAG GACTCTGAGGAAGCTATTTAAGGTGGATCCAGCAGATTACATGATATCTATTTGTGGAAATGATGCTCTGCGGGAGCTCTCTTCCCCTGGAAAAAGTGGAAGCTTTTTTTACCTTACCAATGATGACAAGTACATGATAAAGACCATGAAGAAGGCAGAAGTAAAA GTACTTTTAAGGATGCTTCCAGCTTATTACAATCATGTTCGAGCCTTTGAGAACACCCTAATTGCAAAGTTCTATGGCCTGCATTGCGTAAAGTTAACTGGATCTGCACAGAAGAAG GTGCGGTTTGTCATAATGGGGAATTTGTTCTGCACAGAGTATGCAATTCACCGGCGTTTTGACTTGAAAGGTTCTTCCCATGGCCGCTTAACTGATAAACCTGAATCTGAAATTGATTCAACAACTACCCTCAAAGACCTTGATCTTAACTTCATCTTTCGACTGCAGAAGATCTGGTTCCAAGAGTTCTGCAG GCAAGTGGACAGGGACTGTGATTTTCTTGAGCAGGAGAGAATCATGGATTACAGTCTTTTAGTAGGTGTCCACTTTCGAGAAGTTTCACAATCTGGGGAGCCACTGACATGTGAGGCTCGAA ACCTAAATGGTGAAGGAGCAACTCCTCGGCTTTCCAAGGCAGACATGGATCTGCTTTTTGATCCTTCTAG GTGTGCATCCATTAGATTAGGCATTAGTATGCCAGCACGTGCTGAGGCAACAGTCAGAAAAAACGATTTTGAGTTGATTGGAGAACCTACAGGAGAATTCTATGACATCGTACTCATTTTTGGTATCATAGATATACTACAAGATTATGACATTAGCAAGAAGCTTGAGCATGCATACAAATCAATCCAATTTGATCCTACTTCAATCTCAGCTGTTGACCCCAGACAATATTCAAGACGCTTCCGTGACTTTGTATTCAAAGCATTCACAGAAGACAGCTAA
- the LOC113763432 gene encoding phosphatidylinositol 4-phosphate 5-kinase 6-like isoform X1 produces the protein MSKELHGIVKGWESKVRKAQAAAKKKRAGVSIFGTMSVAHVDDDLDNPGEVYHAEKVFSNGDMYTGQWADNCPNGHGKYLWSDGCMYVGEWVRGKTNGKGKFSWPSGATYEGQFKNGYMDGEGTYIGCSNDTYRGSWVFNMKHGRGTKNYTNGDHYDGNWRRGRPDGQGRYQWNNGNQYIGQWRNGKMNGSGTMIWASGNRYDGCWEDGLPKGNGTYRWLDGSFYVGVWSEEPKEMTGTYYPSTSQIGHFDWDPQEVYINYLKDCRISRGEKISVFPSQKMVNWPCEGEFLQKQPTLKNSRVNVARTKRASADGRLSSAGGTSWGSESDFGSETNGQMGRGREDDEGFGSLRSDDGDTSKRNRHHHIRIQPTKRQGRTITKGHRNYELMLNLQLGIRHSVGRPAPAQSLDLRTTAFDTREKLWTKFPPEGSKYTPPHQSCDFRWKDYCPLVFRTLRKLFKVDPADYMISICGNDALRELSSPGKSGSFFYLTNDDKYMIKTMKKAEVKVLLRMLPAYYNHVRAFENTLIAKFYGLHCVKLTGSAQKKVRFVIMGNLFCTEYAIHRRFDLKGSSHGRLTDKPESEIDSTTTLKDLDLNFIFRLQKIWFQEFCRQVDRDCDFLEQERIMDYSLLVGVHFREVSQSGEPLTCEARSSRAGNTPGKSTPRLSKADMDLLFDPSRCASIRLGISMPARAEATVRKNDFELIGEPTGEFYDIVLIFGIIDILQDYDISKKLEHAYKSIQFDPTSISAVDPRQYSRRFRDFVFKAFTEDS, from the exons ATGAGCAAAGAACTCCATGGCATTGTGAAGGGTTGGGAATCTAAGGTGAGAAAAGCACAAGCGGCTGCAAAGAAGAAAAGGGCGGGAGTCAGCATTTTTGGAACAATGTCAGTGGCCCATGTTGATGATGATCTAGACAATCCAGGTGAGGTCTATCATGCAGAGAAAGTCTTCTCCAATGGAGATATGTATACTGGGCAGTGGGCTGATAATTGCCCCAATGGCCATGGCAAATATTTGTGGTCAGATGGTTGTATGTATGTTGGCGAATGGGTTAGAGGAAAGACAAATGGTAAAGGAAAGTTTAGCTGGCCTTCAGGTGCTACCTATGAGGGTCAATTCAAGAATGGGTATATGGATGGTGAAGGGACCTACATAGGTTGTTCAAACGACACATACAGAGGTTCTTGGGTATTTAACATGAAACATGGGAGAGGGACAAAGAATTATACCAATGGTGATCATTATGATGGGAATTGGCGCCGCGGCCGGCCTGATGGGCAGGGGAGGTACCAATGGAACAATGGGAATCAGTATATTGGGCAATGGAGGAATGGAAAGATGAATGGCAGTGGTACCATGATTTGGGCAAGCGGGAATAGGTATGATGGTTGTTGGGAGGATGGATTGCCAAAAGGGAATGGGACGTATAGATGGTTGGATGGGAGCTTTTATGTGGGAGTATGGAGTGAGGAGCCTAAAGAGATGACTGGGACTTATTATCCTTCAACTTCACAGATAGGTCATTTTGATTGGGATCCTCAGGAGGTGTATATAAATTATTTGAAGGATTGCAGGATTAGTCGAGGTGAGAAGATATCAGTATTTCCTTCACAAAAAATGGTTAATTGGCCCTGTGAAGGAGAATTCTTGCAGAAGCAGCCAACATTGAAGAACTCGAGAGTAAATGTTGCAAGGACAAAGAGAGCATCTGCAGATGGGAGATTAAGCAGTGCAGGTGGCACTAGTTGGGGTTCTGAATCTGATTTCGGGTCTGAAACGAATGGACAAATGGGACGAGGGAGAGAAGATGATGAAGGTTTTGGGAGCTTAAGGTCTGATGATGGAGATACATCAAAAAGAAACAGACATCACCATATCAGAATACAGCCAACAAAAAGGCAAGGAAGGACAATAACAAAAGGCCATAGAAATTATGAACTCATGCTCAATTTGCAGCTTGGAATAAG GCATTCAGTGGGCAGGCCTGCTCCTGCCCAATCACTTGATCTAAGAACTACAGCATTTGACACAAGGGAAAAGCTTTGGACTAAATTTCCTCCAGAAGGATCAAAATATACACCACCACATCAATCTTGTGATTTTAGATGGAAGGATTACTGCCCATTGGTTTTCAG GACTCTGAGGAAGCTATTTAAGGTGGATCCAGCAGATTACATGATATCTATTTGTGGAAATGATGCTCTGCGGGAGCTCTCTTCCCCTGGAAAAAGTGGAAGCTTTTTTTACCTTACCAATGATGACAAGTACATGATAAAGACCATGAAGAAGGCAGAAGTAAAA GTACTTTTAAGGATGCTTCCAGCTTATTACAATCATGTTCGAGCCTTTGAGAACACCCTAATTGCAAAGTTCTATGGCCTGCATTGCGTAAAGTTAACTGGATCTGCACAGAAGAAG GTGCGGTTTGTCATAATGGGGAATTTGTTCTGCACAGAGTATGCAATTCACCGGCGTTTTGACTTGAAAGGTTCTTCCCATGGCCGCTTAACTGATAAACCTGAATCTGAAATTGATTCAACAACTACCCTCAAAGACCTTGATCTTAACTTCATCTTTCGACTGCAGAAGATCTGGTTCCAAGAGTTCTGCAG GCAAGTGGACAGGGACTGTGATTTTCTTGAGCAGGAGAGAATCATGGATTACAGTCTTTTAGTAGGTGTCCACTTTCGAGAAGTTTCACAATCTGGGGAGCCACTGACATGTGAGGCTCGAAGTTCTAGAGCAGGGAATACTCCTGGTAAAT CAACTCCTCGGCTTTCCAAGGCAGACATGGATCTGCTTTTTGATCCTTCTAG GTGTGCATCCATTAGATTAGGCATTAGTATGCCAGCACGTGCTGAGGCAACAGTCAGAAAAAACGATTTTGAGTTGATTGGAGAACCTACAGGAGAATTCTATGACATCGTACTCATTTTTGGTATCATAGATATACTACAAGATTATGACATTAGCAAGAAGCTTGAGCATGCATACAAATCAATCCAATTTGATCCTACTTCAATCTCAGCTGTTGACCCCAGACAATATTCAAGACGCTTCCGTGACTTTGTATTCAAAGCATTCACAGAAGACAGCTAA